Proteins encoded by one window of Vibrio rumoiensis:
- the lolA gene encoding outer membrane lipoprotein chaperone LolA, whose product MKNWLLVLLLASTSVFAAPKDELNARLSKNDGFSADFTQKVTSPEGEVLLDGKGSADISRPSLFRWKTSAPDETLLVSDGKNVWYYSPFVEQVTILSQEQATAQTPFVLLTRNRASDWANYNVTQSNDTFTLKPTAADSSVGTFQIKINAKGVVEQFNVIEQDGQKSQFEFTHFSMKKPVASLFNFTVPKGVEVDDQRQ is encoded by the coding sequence ATGAAAAATTGGCTACTGGTATTACTGTTGGCAAGCACGAGTGTTTTTGCTGCACCGAAAGATGAATTGAACGCGCGTTTGAGCAAAAATGACGGCTTTAGTGCCGACTTCACACAGAAAGTAACGAGTCCAGAAGGGGAAGTATTGCTGGATGGTAAAGGTAGTGCTGATATCTCTCGTCCAAGTTTATTCCGTTGGAAAACATCCGCGCCAGATGAAACTCTGCTCGTTTCCGATGGTAAAAATGTTTGGTATTACAGCCCATTTGTTGAGCAAGTGACGATCTTAAGTCAAGAACAAGCGACCGCTCAAACGCCGTTTGTATTATTAACCCGTAATCGCGCCAGTGATTGGGCAAACTATAATGTTACTCAATCTAATGACACTTTTACCTTGAAGCCAACCGCAGCGGATTCCTCGGTGGGAACATTTCAAATTAAAATCAATGCCAAGGGTGTGGTCGAGCAATTTAATGTGATTGAACAAGATGGCCAGAAAAGCCAGTTTGAGTTTACTCACTTTTCTATGAAGAAACCGGTCGCCTCTTTATTTAATTTTACGGTTCCCAAAGGCGTTGAGGTTGATGACCAACGTCAATAA
- a CDS encoding DNA translocase FtsK 4TM domain-containing protein: protein MFKQSKSKTVTIIKAKESKAKPRLNGSQRLKECGLILGLLVAILMMVALFSFNPADPSWSQTAWGGTVHNAGGYIGSWLADTLFFTFGVFAYPLPFIILGASWAFFRSRDEGEGIDFLLWGTRLLGLTIMLLTSCGLADINFDDIWYFSSGGVVGDVLTSVATPALNVLGSTLVFMFLWGAGFTLLTGISWLSIVEHLGQAALRFTQRVFNRARHSEPTTLSANHYQQAELSQMQIDGIDNDALSLKSFDSAEDDAFDAVPEISAAEPADEPEQQKKKPRFNIHFPRKESKKTQVEPQAHIDPSLELNDEDLNDPLFSAPSAPQRTAFTKSAPVQAPVNHINDDEVMSSAASELPEESVPNTSNRYQNPSATIAELDQQAASENDFVEQEQTSTPAQTISQPLPAANVDALSSNQSESAIDDLGFEENTPSLGNLDSVLDDEPNQEDQRDQYQAAFITEEHNTAIELTPEQQTQDQAKHEPAQSHASVNNEDLAQSSTVITQPSVKPEPKSNDAIQESASFSTNTQESAESASVAAEPVQHVEPIQESVQSEQVQDQDAAAFQSMVATAQATALASQNPFLIQQDVNLPVPTSPMPTLELLYHPEKRESHIDREALEEIARLVESKLADYKIEARVVDIFPGPVITRFELDLAPGVKVSRISGLSMDLARSLSAMAVRVVEVIPGKPYVGLELPNMSRETVYLSDVISSEQFQNSKSPTAVVLGQDIAGEAVIADLAKMPHVLVAGTTGSGKSVGVNVMILSILYKATPEDVRFIMIDPKMLELSIYEGIPHLLSEVVTDMKDASNALRWCVGEMERRYKLMSALGVRNLKGYNEKLKMAADAGHPIHDPLWQPGDSMDEMPPRLEKLPYIVVIVDEFADLIMVVGKKVEELIARLAQKARAAGIHLVLATQRPSVDVITGLIKANIPTRVAFTVSTKTDSRTILDQGGAESLLGMGDMLYLPPGSNHTIRVHGAFASDDDVHAVVNDWKARGKPVYIDEIVHGEPTAESLLPGEQLESEEDVDPLYDQVVEFVTESRRGSVSGVQRRFKIGYNRAARIVEQLEAQGVVSAPGHNGNREVIAPPPIKQFD from the coding sequence ATTTTCAAACAAAGTAAGTCGAAAACCGTCACTATTATCAAAGCGAAAGAATCAAAGGCGAAACCTCGTCTTAACGGCTCTCAGCGCTTAAAAGAATGTGGTTTAATTCTTGGTTTATTGGTTGCCATTTTAATGATGGTGGCACTTTTCTCATTTAATCCAGCCGATCCATCTTGGTCGCAAACTGCATGGGGCGGTACGGTCCATAATGCGGGTGGCTATATTGGGTCTTGGCTCGCGGATACTTTGTTCTTCACTTTTGGGGTATTTGCTTACCCATTACCTTTTATTATTCTAGGGGCTAGTTGGGCCTTTTTCCGTTCTCGCGATGAAGGGGAGGGGATTGATTTTCTATTATGGGGCACTCGTCTACTTGGTTTGACGATTATGCTACTGACCAGTTGTGGCTTAGCAGACATTAACTTTGATGATATTTGGTATTTCTCATCAGGTGGCGTTGTCGGAGATGTGCTAACTTCCGTTGCCACTCCTGCATTGAATGTTTTAGGTTCTACGCTTGTCTTTATGTTTTTATGGGGCGCAGGCTTCACGCTCTTAACCGGAATTTCTTGGTTAAGTATTGTTGAGCACCTAGGCCAAGCTGCGTTACGCTTTACTCAACGTGTGTTTAACCGTGCACGTCATTCAGAACCAACCACGTTATCAGCAAACCATTACCAGCAAGCTGAACTCAGCCAAATGCAGATTGATGGCATCGATAATGATGCTCTTTCTTTAAAATCGTTTGATTCTGCCGAAGATGATGCATTCGATGCTGTGCCTGAAATATCTGCTGCTGAACCCGCAGATGAGCCTGAGCAACAGAAGAAAAAACCGCGTTTCAATATCCATTTTCCTCGTAAAGAATCAAAGAAAACGCAAGTTGAACCACAAGCACATATTGATCCAAGTCTTGAATTAAATGATGAAGATTTGAATGATCCTCTATTTTCAGCGCCTTCAGCTCCACAACGAACAGCCTTTACAAAATCGGCTCCTGTTCAGGCTCCAGTAAACCATATTAATGATGATGAAGTGATGAGCTCCGCTGCTTCAGAACTTCCAGAAGAATCGGTGCCGAATACTTCAAACCGTTATCAAAACCCGAGTGCAACGATTGCTGAACTGGATCAACAAGCGGCTTCTGAAAATGATTTTGTTGAACAAGAACAAACTAGTACTCCAGCACAAACGATATCTCAACCTTTGCCTGCTGCGAATGTTGACGCACTTAGTTCAAATCAGTCTGAGAGCGCCATCGATGATCTTGGTTTTGAAGAAAATACACCATCTTTGGGTAATCTTGACTCTGTGCTTGATGATGAGCCGAACCAAGAAGATCAACGAGATCAATATCAGGCTGCATTTATCACAGAAGAACACAATACTGCGATAGAATTAACTCCTGAACAACAAACTCAAGATCAAGCTAAGCATGAGCCAGCTCAATCTCACGCATCAGTGAATAATGAAGATCTTGCTCAAAGCTCAACGGTGATTACTCAACCTTCTGTTAAACCTGAACCTAAGAGTAATGATGCAATTCAAGAAAGTGCAAGTTTCTCTACTAATACTCAAGAAAGTGCAGAGTCGGCTTCTGTTGCCGCTGAGCCAGTTCAACATGTTGAGCCTATACAAGAATCCGTTCAGTCTGAACAAGTACAAGATCAGGATGCCGCAGCCTTCCAAAGTATGGTGGCTACAGCACAAGCAACCGCGTTAGCGTCACAAAATCCATTTTTGATTCAGCAAGATGTCAATTTGCCTGTCCCAACGTCTCCAATGCCAACCTTAGAGTTGCTGTATCACCCTGAAAAACGTGAAAGCCATATTGATCGTGAAGCATTAGAAGAGATTGCTCGATTGGTTGAATCTAAGCTTGCCGATTATAAAATTGAAGCTCGCGTGGTGGATATTTTCCCGGGTCCAGTGATTACTCGTTTTGAACTGGATCTCGCTCCAGGGGTTAAAGTTAGCCGCATTTCAGGTCTTTCAATGGACCTTGCACGCTCATTATCAGCAATGGCAGTGCGAGTGGTAGAAGTGATCCCAGGTAAACCTTATGTTGGCCTTGAATTACCAAACATGAGCCGTGAAACGGTGTACTTATCTGATGTGATCAGTAGCGAACAGTTCCAAAATTCTAAATCTCCAACTGCGGTCGTTTTAGGGCAAGATATTGCGGGCGAAGCGGTGATTGCCGATTTAGCCAAAATGCCTCACGTATTAGTGGCGGGTACGACGGGTTCTGGTAAATCCGTTGGCGTTAACGTGATGATTTTAAGTATTTTGTATAAAGCAACCCCAGAAGATGTTCGCTTTATTATGATTGACCCGAAAATGTTGGAATTATCGATTTATGAAGGCATCCCTCACTTGCTTTCAGAAGTGGTGACCGACATGAAAGATGCATCAAACGCATTGCGTTGGTGTGTTGGGGAAATGGAACGTCGCTATAAACTCATGTCAGCATTAGGTGTCCGTAACCTGAAAGGCTACAACGAAAAGCTGAAAATGGCGGCTGATGCGGGCCATCCTATCCATGATCCACTGTGGCAACCCGGTGATAGTATGGATGAAATGCCACCGCGCTTAGAAAAATTACCATATATCGTCGTTATCGTGGATGAATTTGCTGATCTTATTATGGTGGTGGGTAAGAAGGTAGAAGAGCTGATTGCTCGTTTGGCTCAAAAAGCACGTGCGGCAGGTATTCACTTAGTACTCGCGACTCAACGTCCATCGGTAGATGTTATTACCGGTCTGATTAAGGCCAACATTCCAACACGTGTTGCGTTTACCGTTTCAACTAAGACCGATTCTCGAACCATTTTGGATCAAGGTGGCGCAGAATCACTGCTTGGTATGGGTGATATGCTTTACCTTCCTCCGGGTTCAAACCATACCATTCGTGTTCATGGTGCATTCGCATCTGATGACGATGTACACGCGGTGGTCAACGATTGGAAAGCACGTGGTAAACCTGTTTATATCGATGAAATTGTTCATGGTGAACCAACGGCAGAAAGTTTATTACCAGGTGAACAATTAGAGAGCGAAGAAGATGTTGATCCACTATACGATCAAGTGGTTGAATTTGTTACGGAGTCTCGTCGAGGTTCGGTGTCTGGTGTTCAACGCCGCTTTAAAATTGGTTACAACCGTGCCGCAAGAATTGTGGAACAACTGGAAGCACAAGGTGTCGTAAGTGCACCGGGGCATAACGGAAACCGTGAAGTAATTGCTCCACCACCAATTAAGCAGTTTGACTAA
- the lrp gene encoding leucine-responsive transcriptional regulator Lrp, protein MTDNYKKPSKDLDRIDRNILNELQKDGRISNVELSKRVGLSPTPCLERVRRLERQGYITGYTALLNPQYLDASLLVFVEITLNRGAPDVFEQFNTAVQKLDDIQECHLVSGDFDYLLKTRVSDMSAYRKLLGDTLLRLPGVNDTRTYVVMEEVKQSNQLVIQTR, encoded by the coding sequence ATGACAGATAATTATAAAAAGCCATCAAAGGACTTAGACCGGATTGACCGTAATATTCTAAATGAATTACAAAAAGACGGTCGAATTTCAAACGTAGAGCTTTCAAAACGCGTTGGTTTGTCTCCAACGCCGTGTTTAGAACGCGTAAGACGTCTTGAGCGTCAAGGTTATATTACCGGCTATACCGCACTACTTAATCCGCAGTATCTTGATGCATCACTTTTAGTGTTTGTTGAGATTACTCTAAATCGTGGTGCACCTGATGTGTTTGAGCAATTTAATACCGCAGTACAAAAACTGGATGATATTCAAGAATGCCATCTTGTTTCAGGTGATTTTGATTACTTATTGAAAACCCGTGTGTCAGATATGAGTGCTTACCGTAAGCTATTAGGTGACACTTTATTACGCCTTCCAGGTGTGAATGACACGCGTACTTACGTGGTAATGGAAGAAGTTAAACAGTCAAATCAGCTAGTGATTCAGACTCGATAA
- the ald gene encoding alanine dehydrogenase yields the protein MKIGVPKEIKNHEYRVGMIPASVRELSSYGHQVFIESHAGAGIGFSDNDYIAAGASILPTAKEIYSTADMIVKVKEPQPTERALLKPEQILFTYLHLAPDFPQTEDLIKSKAICIAYETVTDNMGRLPLLAPMSEVAGRMSIQAGAQTLEKSHGGSGLLLSGVPGVMPAKVLILGGGVVGSNAARMAIGLRADVTILDKNIDTLRKLDEEFQGKAKIAYSTKELLDQLVCEADLIIGAVLVPGAAAPKLINKQHLKTMKAGSALVDVAIDQGGCFETSRATTHAEPTYVVDDIVHYCVANMPGAVARTSTFALNNATLPYILKLANKGYRQALLEDKGFLKGLNVINGKLTIKEVADEFDLPYIDARQALE from the coding sequence ATGAAAATTGGCGTACCAAAAGAAATCAAAAATCACGAATATCGTGTCGGCATGATCCCTGCCAGCGTAAGAGAGCTTTCCTCTTACGGTCACCAAGTGTTTATCGAAAGTCATGCTGGAGCCGGTATCGGCTTTAGTGACAATGATTACATCGCCGCAGGCGCTTCCATTCTTCCCACTGCAAAAGAGATTTATTCTACTGCAGATATGATTGTTAAGGTCAAAGAGCCTCAACCCACTGAACGAGCTTTACTCAAACCGGAACAAATATTGTTCACTTATTTGCACCTAGCACCAGATTTTCCACAAACGGAAGACCTAATAAAGAGTAAAGCCATCTGTATAGCCTATGAGACTGTAACAGATAATATGGGTCGTCTGCCACTATTAGCGCCAATGTCTGAGGTTGCAGGTCGAATGTCCATCCAAGCGGGAGCACAAACATTAGAAAAATCCCATGGTGGCAGTGGGTTACTACTTTCCGGTGTACCGGGCGTGATGCCGGCAAAAGTGCTGATTCTGGGCGGTGGCGTCGTCGGCTCTAATGCGGCTAGAATGGCGATAGGTTTACGGGCTGACGTGACCATTTTAGATAAAAATATCGACACACTTCGCAAACTGGATGAAGAGTTTCAAGGCAAAGCAAAAATCGCCTACTCAACCAAAGAGCTTCTTGATCAACTGGTATGTGAGGCTGATCTTATTATCGGTGCAGTATTAGTCCCCGGAGCGGCCGCGCCAAAACTTATCAACAAACAGCATTTAAAAACCATGAAAGCGGGCTCGGCACTTGTCGATGTTGCGATTGATCAAGGAGGATGCTTTGAAACCTCACGAGCAACCACTCATGCAGAGCCCACTTATGTGGTTGATGACATTGTCCATTATTGCGTTGCCAACATGCCCGGAGCGGTCGCCAGAACCTCTACATTCGCTCTCAACAATGCAACACTGCCTTATATTCTTAAATTGGCCAATAAAGGTTATCGACAAGCATTACTTGAAGATAAGGGGTTTCTCAAAGGGCTGAATGTGATTAACGGAAAACTAACGATTAAGGAAGTTGCAGATGAATTTGATCTCCCTTACATCGACGCAAGACAAGCGTTGGAATAA
- a CDS encoding methyltransferase, translated as MCDSSLSKRFSTLDKALISTQDFWRIEPFHLSINERLPWYTHAGLCAFLSDLQVEDIEQLKGDTPALVKHLSPFIPNLESLWHECELPSLSLTSEHDTQHLSVGIPGRKWQQINAMGEAAIRKSCSNQVWLEWCAGKGYLGQWLAQQSQRPVISFEWQEALCVAGQALADKHGLPMTFKQGDALSPDCVSVFKPHQHAVALHACGDLHAHLIEHSCQQHLSAVTLSPCCYHLIQQQYYQPLSMEGKQSGLILSKNDLRIPLQETVTGGERVKRHRELEMSYRLGLDSLLQETSNQNGYIPIPSIKKSQLSQGFASFCQWAKQHKNLEIALDDLDFWYHKGQARFIQMERLSLVQQVFRRPLEMWLVCDKALRLEQAGYDVSLSTFCHRDITPRNILIQATLD; from the coding sequence ATGTGTGATTCTTCTCTTTCTAAGCGCTTTTCTACATTAGATAAAGCGCTCATTTCTACTCAAGACTTTTGGCGTATTGAACCGTTTCATCTCAGTATCAATGAACGCTTACCATGGTACACACATGCTGGCTTATGTGCGTTTTTATCTGATTTACAAGTTGAAGATATTGAACAATTGAAAGGAGATACTCCTGCACTTGTTAAGCATTTGAGTCCGTTCATTCCTAATTTAGAATCTTTGTGGCACGAATGTGAACTGCCAAGCTTATCGTTGACGTCAGAACATGATACGCAGCATCTCAGTGTCGGAATCCCTGGTCGAAAATGGCAGCAAATTAACGCGATGGGTGAAGCGGCAATACGCAAGAGTTGTTCCAATCAAGTGTGGTTAGAATGGTGCGCCGGGAAGGGCTATTTAGGGCAATGGTTGGCTCAACAATCACAGCGGCCAGTGATCAGTTTTGAATGGCAGGAAGCGCTATGTGTGGCAGGACAAGCATTGGCAGATAAACATGGTTTGCCGATGACGTTCAAGCAAGGCGATGCTTTATCTCCTGATTGTGTTTCGGTGTTTAAGCCCCATCAACATGCAGTGGCCTTACACGCTTGTGGTGATTTGCATGCTCATTTGATTGAACATAGCTGCCAGCAGCATCTGTCAGCAGTGACCTTATCGCCTTGCTGTTATCATTTGATTCAACAGCAGTATTATCAGCCGCTTTCAATGGAAGGAAAACAGTCGGGCCTGATATTGTCAAAAAACGATCTTCGAATTCCTTTGCAAGAAACCGTAACTGGTGGGGAGCGAGTAAAGCGCCATCGCGAGCTTGAGATGAGTTATCGTTTAGGCTTAGATTCATTGTTGCAAGAAACGAGTAATCAGAATGGTTACATTCCCATTCCTAGCATCAAGAAATCACAGTTAAGCCAAGGGTTTGCTAGTTTCTGTCAATGGGCGAAACAACACAAGAACTTGGAAATTGCACTTGATGATTTGGATTTTTGGTATCACAAAGGCCAAGCTCGATTTATTCAAATGGAGCGACTCAGCCTTGTTCAGCAAGTGTTTAGAAGGCCTTTAGAAATGTGGCTAGTGTGCGACAAAGCATTACGCTTAGAGCAGGCGGGCTATGATGTTTCGCTAAGTACTTTTTGTCATCGAGACATCACTCCCCGCAATATTTTAATTCAAGCGACATTAGATTAG
- the cysB gene encoding HTH-type transcriptional regulator CysB has translation MKLQQLRYIVEVVNNNLNVSATAENLYTSQPGISKQVRLLEDELGIQIFERSGKHLTTVTPAGQEIVRISQQILSRVESIKAVAGEHTNPECGTLNISTTHTQARYALPDVIKGFTARYPKVSLHMHQGTPSQMSEAVSKGTANFAIATEALHLYQDAIMLPCYHWNRSIVVRKDHPLAQLSKVTIEELAKYSLVTYVFGFTGRSELDTAFNLAGLQPKIVFTATDADVIKTYVRLGIGVGVFASMAIDKKQDEDLVSIDASHIFGASTTSIGFKRGTFLRSYMFDFMERFAPHLTRPVVEKAIGLKNNQEIEAMFKDIELPVR, from the coding sequence ATGAAGTTACAACAGTTGAGATATATCGTTGAAGTCGTCAATAATAACTTAAATGTCTCTGCAACGGCGGAAAACTTATACACATCACAACCGGGCATTAGTAAACAAGTTAGGTTGCTTGAAGATGAACTTGGCATTCAAATTTTTGAACGTAGTGGTAAACACTTAACCACGGTGACGCCAGCTGGCCAAGAGATCGTCCGCATTTCTCAGCAAATTTTATCGCGTGTCGAAAGTATTAAAGCGGTGGCTGGTGAGCATACTAATCCAGAATGCGGTACGTTGAATATTTCGACGACGCACACTCAAGCCCGCTACGCTTTACCGGATGTTATTAAGGGCTTTACTGCGCGCTATCCAAAAGTGTCGCTACATATGCATCAAGGTACGCCAAGTCAAATGTCAGAAGCGGTCTCAAAAGGCACGGCGAATTTTGCCATCGCGACAGAAGCGCTTCACTTATATCAAGATGCGATTATGCTGCCTTGTTATCATTGGAATCGCTCTATTGTGGTAAGAAAAGATCACCCATTAGCGCAATTAAGTAAAGTGACAATCGAAGAGTTGGCTAAGTACTCTTTGGTCACGTATGTTTTTGGGTTTACCGGGCGTTCTGAGCTCGATACCGCATTCAACTTAGCTGGGCTTCAACCAAAAATTGTCTTTACGGCTACCGATGCTGACGTGATTAAAACCTATGTGCGTCTCGGTATTGGTGTTGGGGTGTTTGCTAGTATGGCTATCGATAAGAAGCAGGATGAAGATTTAGTGTCAATTGATGCTAGTCATATCTTTGGTGCAAGCACAACAAGTATTGGATTTAAAAGAGGTACTTTTTTAAGAAGTTATATGTTTGATTTTATGGAACGTTTTGCTCCTCACTTGACACGCCCTGTGGTCGAAAAGGCGATTGGATTGAAAAATAATCAAGAAATTGAAGCAATGTTTAAAGATATTGAGCTACCCGTTCGTTAA
- the miaE gene encoding tRNA isopentenyl-2-thiomethyl-A-37 hydroxylase MiaE: protein MYQELLKPINQFLHCPTPDSWINKAKRPEHLNALLIDHCNCELKAAQTAMFMVRKYAVDETSGQTLMQWAKPYEDYVYKCIRDVAFPEKSIMQSSSLTVRDGFEHGQDLVDKMVRLIKEEFHHFEQVLDIMQSRDIPYQNLTAGTYAKGLMKMVRTYEPAALIDKLIIGAYIEARSCERFAKLAPYLDEELNKFYVSLLRSEARHYQDYLALAEAIAGEDISERVRLIGEREKQLIEREEAEFRFHSGAPVEIAALA, encoded by the coding sequence ATGTATCAAGAATTACTAAAACCGATAAACCAATTCCTGCACTGCCCAACACCGGATTCCTGGATAAACAAAGCCAAGCGACCAGAACATCTCAATGCCTTGCTTATTGATCATTGCAATTGCGAATTAAAAGCAGCCCAAACGGCAATGTTTATGGTACGAAAATACGCCGTTGACGAAACAAGTGGCCAAACGCTAATGCAATGGGCTAAGCCTTATGAAGATTATGTCTACAAGTGCATTCGTGATGTCGCATTTCCAGAAAAGAGCATTATGCAATCTAGCAGCCTAACCGTTCGTGATGGCTTTGAGCATGGCCAAGACTTGGTCGATAAAATGGTGCGTTTGATTAAAGAAGAATTTCATCACTTTGAGCAAGTATTAGACATTATGCAAAGTCGCGACATCCCTTATCAAAATCTAACCGCCGGCACTTACGCCAAAGGTTTAATGAAGATGGTTCGCACTTATGAGCCTGCTGCTCTGATTGATAAGTTGATTATCGGAGCTTACATTGAGGCAAGATCTTGCGAACGCTTTGCCAAGTTAGCCCCTTACCTAGATGAAGAATTAAATAAGTTTTACGTCTCATTATTACGCTCAGAAGCCCGTCATTATCAAGATTATCTTGCCCTTGCAGAAGCGATTGCTGGAGAAGATATTAGCGAACGAGTGCGTTTAATCGGTGAACGTGAAAAGCAACTTATCGAAAGAGAAGAAGCAGAGTTTCGCTTTCACAGTGGTGCTCCTGTCGAAATAGCAGCCCTCGCCTAA